In Bacillota bacterium, a genomic segment contains:
- a CDS encoding AbrB/MazE/SpoVT family DNA-binding domain-containing protein codes for MKMIEMQSVVDGQGQLTVPAQLLKDMGLVPGDTVKLAYISSSTDSIHNTYKEFVLTPHGVAALKDDEDAELTLPHELLEAAEIPLDSDLEIVCARGTVVILQADLLDSLPDELRELFDDLGIHPDTVREVMRSGGVSDVR; via the coding sequence ATGAAAATGATTGAAATGCAAAGTGTTGTGGACGGACAGGGCCAGCTCACTGTCCCCGCCCAGCTCCTGAAGGACATGGGACTGGTCCCCGGCGACACGGTGAAGCTCGCCTACATCAGCAGCTCCACAGATTCCATCCACAACACCTATAAAGAATTTGTCTTGACACCGCACGGCGTCGCCGCTCTCAAGGACGATGAGGACGCGGAACTCACCCTGCCCCATGAACTGCTGGAGGCGGCGGAGATTCCCTTGGACAGCGACCTGGAGATCGTCTGCGCCAGGGGCACGGTCGTCATTTTGCAGGCCGATCTGCTGGATAGCCTGCCCGATGAGCTGCGGGAGCTGTTCGATGATCTCGGCATCCATCCCGACACCGTCCGGGAAGTCATGAGAAGCGGAGGTGTTTCGGATGTCCGGTAA
- a CDS encoding AbrB family transcriptional regulator, whose protein sequence is MSGKGIYKVLDDKGRVLIPRQLRAAAGMQHGDIIKLAVQKGVVTAQKVDLIEVGDQSPQAVEAYVFSAVRTMEKQTLLSLAARLIALLEENSKE, encoded by the coding sequence ATGTCCGGTAAAGGTATTTACAAGGTGCTGGACGACAAAGGCCGCGTCCTGATCCCCAGGCAGCTCCGCGCCGCCGCAGGGATGCAGCACGGCGACATTATAAAGCTGGCGGTGCAAAAAGGGGTCGTCACCGCCCAAAAGGTTGACCTCATCGAGGTGGGCGACCAGTCCCCGCAGGCGGTGGAGGCGTATGTGTTCTCCGCCGTCAGGACCATGGAAAAGCAAACCCTCCTCTCCCTCGCGGCGCGGCTCATCGCCCTCCTTGAAGAAAACAGCAAAGAGTAA